The genomic interval AAAGACTACCAGGAAGATATGATCAAGAACCGTATTGTGCACATCGATTTTTATGAGATTGAACGCGGTAAGGTTCTTCGCACCCATGTCCCTGTACATCTTGAAGGAGTACCACAGGGAGTACGGGAAGGAGGAATCGTCGAAAACCAGCTGCATGAAGTGGAAATTGAGTGTCTTCCCAAGGACATCCCCGAATCCTTTACTCTGGATATTTCCGCGATGCAGATTGGAGATGCACGGCATGTTTCAGATATTCCTGTCGGCGAGTCGGTCAAGATCCTGACTCCGGAGGATCAGTCACTTGTGGTTATTACAACCATGAAAGTCAGCCTCGCAGAGACCGAAGAAGGTGAAGAGGAAGAGGGTGAAGCTGAAGGTGAAGAAGCAGCTCCCGCAGAAGGTGAGGGTGAAGAATAGTCTCCGGGACACCTTATTAGTCATCGGACTTGGAAATCCTGGAAGGGAATATGAGAAAACCCGGCACAATGCCGGGTTTCTTGTTCTGAACGAGCTTGCAGAACGGTTCTCGCTCAAATTTAAAAAGCCTTTCTTCCACCCATGGCGTTGTGCCCTCACGGATATACAAACCGAAGGAGGAACGTGCCGGCTGGTACTGGTGCAGCCCTTGACCTACATGAACGCCTCAGGCACTGTCTTACCCGATCTGCTGTGCAAGTTTTCTGTAAGCCCAGAAAAACTTGTAATTATTTGCGATACTCTCGATTTGTCTCCTGGTATAATCCGGATTAAAGGGAAGGGATCATCCGGCGGACAAAGAGGACTTGCATCGATATTATCTATGCTTGGAACTGAGAGGATCAGGCGCATTGTTGTCGGCATCGGCAGACCTGAAGATAATAAAGAGGTGGTTGATTGGGTTCTCACGGTACCCGGAGATGAGGAAGTGCATGATTTTATGCTTGGTGTCCGAAAGGCGGCGGACGCACTGCTGGATATGACCCGGCTTCCTTTGGAGCGGGTTATGAATAATTTCAATGAAAGCGCGAAAAAATAAACAGATTATAGAAAATAAAGCTGTGTCTGACTTTTTTGAACAGTGGAAAATTGATCCCGACCAGGGAATCCTCATCGCGGTGTCGGGAGGAATTGACAGTACCGCCCTTATGGGACTTTTGGCGCGTTACAGAGACTCCCGCAGACAGTCATTTAATCTTCATGGGCTTTACGTAAACCACAATATTCGGTCAATGGAAGAGATTGAACACGACTGGAAGAGCCTGACACGGGCCGCAGAAATTTGCGCAGTGCCGCTCCATCGAGTTGATCTTCCGGAGGGTTCAATAACCAGATCCGCAGCAACGCGACACGAGGGAATCGAATCCGCAGCCCGTCGTGCCAGATACAAAGCCCTTGAGGAGTGGCGGAACAGACTCCGGTTTGGCTATATTGCCCTGGGCCACACGCTGGATGACCTTGTGGAGACCATGCTGATGCGCTTCCTGCAGGGCTCCGGTGTCTCCGGTCTGCACGGTATTCCTCCCGTCATGGGCAGCAGGATTCGCCCGCTGCTTGAAATCAGCAAAGAGGAACTGAAGCGGATTGTTCAGGATTTTGGACTGCCCTTCAGCGAAGACAGCAGCAACATGGAAGACTGGTATCTGCGTAACCGTATTCGCAGAACCATTATGCCCCTGCTCCTGGAGGAGTTCCCCTCCATGGCGGAGAGTCTGAAAAAATCGGCCAGGTTTTTCCGGGAGGAAGAAGCACTTCTTCAGGATGAAGCATACCGCAGAATCCACTGGAATCTTGGGGAACATGAAGCCGAAATTGAGATTGATCTTTTTTTCTCCGCCCCTGACGCACTGCGGATCAGAAGCCTCCTGGCACTTGTCAATCACTATATACCAGGCAAATCAAGGGTTCCCAGGGATTTTCTTTCATTACAGGATACCTCCCCGGCCAGGAAGGATGCAGTCCTGCTGCAAGGGCATGGTTTTACTGTTAAAAGACAGAACGACCAGCTGATCTTTATTCCCTCTGTTGTATTTAAGGCTAAAACACGCTATGTTAAGAGAATATTCTGGGGGATCGACGGGGGCATCGGTGAGCTTGCCTACACGTGGAACTCTTCCTGTTCAGGGCCGAATCCCGGGGGAGCGATCGCTCTTCCGCTCAGGTGCAGGGAGCGGGAGCTTTATTTGCGCAGTAGACGGCTGTCCGATTCAATACGGACCTCGGGGGGGACTAAGCGCCTCAAGGATCTGTTCAGGGAATTTGGCATTACTGAAGAGTTTCGCGACAGAATTCCGGTATTACAGGCAGGCGATGAAGTCGCTGCTGTCTTTGGATCGGTTTTTGGTTACCGGGATATGCTGGCTAAAGGCTATCGCGCTGAAAATGAACAGCAGAAGGCAGTACTGCTGCGGATACGACGGATGGAGATGAGGATTGGACGATAAAAAGAAACCGGGCGGACCTGACTGGTTCCCTTTCAACTTTAACAACAACCGCTTTGCCCTTATTTTTGTGGCAAGCCTCATTGTGTTTTTTAGTCTCATTTTTCTTTTTGACACGGGAAACAGCAGCATGGAACTGCCGTATTCTACCTTTTTCCGGTATCTGATCGACGGACAGGTAGATACGGTTACTATTCTTGACTATAACGAAATACAGGGTACTCTCAAGGGCGGAGAATACGGTACAAGCCGAGGTTTTATAACCAAGATTCCCTATCCGGATGAGGAGTTGATGCCCCTCTTGCGGGAACACAGGGTGATTATTCGGGGCGGGCGGAAATCTCCGTCGCCTTTTATGATCATTTTGCAGTCATTACCCTGGCTGATCGGGTTTTTCCTTATCTGGTTCATGTTCAGGCAGGTCCAGGGAGGAGGGAACAAAGCTTTTTCTTTTGGTAAGAGCAAAGCCAAGCAATACCTTGAAAATGATTCAAAGATAACCTTTAACGATGTCGCAGGCCAGCATGAAGCAAAATACGAATTGGAAGAGGTCGTGGGTTTTCTGAAGAATCCGCAGAAGTTCACAAAGATAGGCGCGAGAATTCCTACCGGAGTGCTTCTGGTCGGTATGCCGGGAACCGGCAAAACCCTTCTTGCTAAAGCCTGCGCCGGAGAGGCCGGGGTCCCATTCTTTCATATGTCCGGGTCCGATTTCGTAGAGATGTTCGTTGGTGTAGGAGCGAGCAGGGTACGGGATCTCTTTGAGCAGGGACGCCGCAATGCACCCTGTATTCTTTTCATCGATGAACTCGATGCTGTCGGCCGAACCCGGGGCGCCGGTTACGGCGGCGGGCACGATGAACGGGAACAAACCCTTAACCAGATGCTGGTGGAGATGGACGGATTTGACACCAAGGACGGTGTTATAATTCTGGCTGCCACCAACCGGCCGGACGTTCTTGACCCTGCGCTCCTGAGACCGGGACGGTTTGACCGGCAGGTTGTTGTAGACATGCCGGACGTAAAGGAGCGGGAATCCATTCTTACAATTCATGCCCGAAAGGTCCCCCTGGCGGAGGATGTCGATATTAACCGGATTGCCAGGGCGACTCCCGGATCATCCGGAGCGGACCTTGCCAATCTGGTAAACGAAGCTGCTCTTTTCGCTGCCAGAGAGAATTCTAGTGCTGTTACCATGAAAGACTTTGAAGAGGCCAGGGATAAACTGCTTTTGGGAGTTGCTAGAAAGTCCCGGGTTATCTCTCCTGAAGACAAATTGATGACAGCCTACCACGAAGCAGGTCATGCGCTTCTTCACTATTATCTGGAACACGCAGATCCGCTGCATAAGGTTACCGTTATCCCGCACGGACAAGCCCTGGGGCTTGCAATGAGTCTTCCGGAAAAAGATTCCTATTCGAGAAATAAAAACTGGCTTCTTGACAGAATAAAAATTGCCATGGGTGGTTATGTGGCAGAAAAGCTGATCTATAACCAGACGACTACCGGGACGAAGAATGATATAGAGCAGGCAACAAAGATTGCCCGG from Marispirochaeta sp. carries:
- the tilS gene encoding tRNA lysidine(34) synthetase TilS, translating into MKARKNKQIIENKAVSDFFEQWKIDPDQGILIAVSGGIDSTALMGLLARYRDSRRQSFNLHGLYVNHNIRSMEEIEHDWKSLTRAAEICAVPLHRVDLPEGSITRSAATRHEGIESAARRARYKALEEWRNRLRFGYIALGHTLDDLVETMLMRFLQGSGVSGLHGIPPVMGSRIRPLLEISKEELKRIVQDFGLPFSEDSSNMEDWYLRNRIRRTIMPLLLEEFPSMAESLKKSARFFREEEALLQDEAYRRIHWNLGEHEAEIEIDLFFSAPDALRIRSLLALVNHYIPGKSRVPRDFLSLQDTSPARKDAVLLQGHGFTVKRQNDQLIFIPSVVFKAKTRYVKRIFWGIDGGIGELAYTWNSSCSGPNPGGAIALPLRCRERELYLRSRRLSDSIRTSGGTKRLKDLFREFGITEEFRDRIPVLQAGDEVAAVFGSVFGYRDMLAKGYRAENEQQKAVLLRIRRMEMRIGR
- the pth gene encoding aminoacyl-tRNA hydrolase; this translates as MKNSLRDTLLVIGLGNPGREYEKTRHNAGFLVLNELAERFSLKFKKPFFHPWRCALTDIQTEGGTCRLVLVQPLTYMNASGTVLPDLLCKFSVSPEKLVIICDTLDLSPGIIRIKGKGSSGGQRGLASILSMLGTERIRRIVVGIGRPEDNKEVVDWVLTVPGDEEVHDFMLGVRKAADALLDMTRLPLERVMNNFNESAKK
- a CDS encoding 50S ribosomal protein L25; its protein translation is MEQKTLVAHQRPSTKKTENRRLRNEGMIPAVIYGHSEPVSISISAREFEKKFHSVSENTIINIDVEKNKKYDVLVKDYQEDMIKNRIVHIDFYEIERGKVLRTHVPVHLEGVPQGVREGGIVENQLHEVEIECLPKDIPESFTLDISAMQIGDARHVSDIPVGESVKILTPEDQSLVVITTMKVSLAETEEGEEEEGEAEGEEAAPAEGEGEE
- the ftsH gene encoding ATP-dependent zinc metalloprotease FtsH; protein product: MDDKKKPGGPDWFPFNFNNNRFALIFVASLIVFFSLIFLFDTGNSSMELPYSTFFRYLIDGQVDTVTILDYNEIQGTLKGGEYGTSRGFITKIPYPDEELMPLLREHRVIIRGGRKSPSPFMIILQSLPWLIGFFLIWFMFRQVQGGGNKAFSFGKSKAKQYLENDSKITFNDVAGQHEAKYELEEVVGFLKNPQKFTKIGARIPTGVLLVGMPGTGKTLLAKACAGEAGVPFFHMSGSDFVEMFVGVGASRVRDLFEQGRRNAPCILFIDELDAVGRTRGAGYGGGHDEREQTLNQMLVEMDGFDTKDGVIILAATNRPDVLDPALLRPGRFDRQVVVDMPDVKERESILTIHARKVPLAEDVDINRIARATPGSSGADLANLVNEAALFAARENSSAVTMKDFEEARDKLLLGVARKSRVISPEDKLMTAYHEAGHALLHYYLEHADPLHKVTVIPHGQALGLAMSLPEKDSYSRNKNWLLDRIKIAMGGYVAEKLIYNQTTTGTKNDIEQATKIARRMVCEWGMSDALGFVTFGGEEEPIFLGKEIARHQDYSEKTAEKIDYEVHEILRSCLDSVTKLLSAHKEQLNKLAEHLVAKESLDDKEIRQLLGFPDDNSKQKSFLEPSA